In a genomic window of Pedobacter sp. KBS0701:
- a CDS encoding S41 family peptidase yields the protein MKFVLTSVLLLFLFSFNSFAQHCNCSLEFNYVKDKIEKNYSGFKDKVNAKTEAIYHKRTQAALEQSQSITTSAHCIYLINEWLTFFKDGHIQIGRNRISKEREEAKLQERIQAMERLSLSSQELARLKNAKGIMGIYWTEDSTSRIAVVRNKTSFRDYAGVVISSKPGKWLPGQVVLSLKSSKDMLKGIMYDRYYIPTNVSLQIKRNALGTFKREGSRQSSAEPVGEATVASKSLSTKTLYIKISTFNQLNAKNIDSLFKANRSNLSKMPNLILDLRNNGGGADFAYRPITPYLYTNTFREIGADVLSTDDNIAGWAAIATTNGLPPDQKVFISGVIEKMKKGKGKLVSFSNDSNISLDSIAPYPQKVIILINKNCGSTTEEFLLLAKQSNKVTLMGEHTAGVLDYSNMRGADFSCMPYMLYWATSRSRRIDEGIAIDNVGIKPDKILKPEQDWINEAKNYVEK from the coding sequence ATGAAATTCGTCTTAACCAGTGTATTACTTTTATTCCTATTTTCTTTTAACTCTTTTGCACAGCATTGTAATTGCAGTCTGGAATTTAACTATGTTAAAGATAAAATTGAAAAAAATTACTCCGGTTTTAAAGATAAGGTGAATGCTAAAACAGAAGCTATCTATCATAAACGCACACAGGCTGCGCTTGAGCAATCGCAATCAATAACAACATCTGCTCACTGTATTTATTTAATTAATGAGTGGTTAACCTTTTTCAAAGATGGGCATATTCAAATAGGCAGAAACAGGATCTCGAAAGAAAGAGAAGAAGCTAAATTACAAGAACGTATTCAAGCAATGGAACGCTTAAGCCTGTCAAGCCAGGAACTGGCAAGACTTAAAAACGCAAAAGGGATCATGGGCATTTATTGGACTGAGGATTCTACGTCCCGAATAGCAGTGGTCAGAAACAAAACAAGTTTTCGGGATTATGCCGGAGTTGTGATTTCTTCAAAACCTGGCAAATGGTTGCCTGGACAGGTAGTCTTATCGCTTAAAAGCAGCAAGGATATGCTTAAAGGCATCATGTATGATCGATATTATATTCCTACAAATGTGTCATTACAAATTAAGAGAAATGCTTTAGGCACTTTTAAAAGAGAAGGAAGCAGGCAATCGTCAGCAGAACCAGTTGGTGAAGCAACTGTAGCGAGTAAATCACTTTCCACAAAAACACTATATATAAAGATTAGCACGTTTAACCAGTTGAATGCAAAGAACATAGATTCCTTGTTTAAAGCAAATCGATCTAACTTAAGTAAAATGCCCAACTTGATTCTTGACTTAAGGAATAATGGTGGTGGCGCCGATTTTGCTTACAGGCCGATAACGCCCTATCTTTACACAAACACATTCAGAGAAATCGGTGCAGATGTACTCTCTACAGATGACAACATAGCAGGTTGGGCTGCAATAGCTACAACTAATGGCCTTCCACCTGATCAAAAGGTGTTTATTAGTGGTGTCATTGAAAAGATGAAAAAAGGTAAAGGTAAACTGGTCTCTTTCTCCAATGATAGCAATATCAGTTTAGACAGCATTGCGCCCTACCCTCAAAAAGTAATCATTTTGATTAATAAAAACTGTGGAAGCACTACTGAAGAATTTCTCTTATTGGCTAAACAAAGTAATAAAGTAACCTTAATGGGCGAGCATACCGCAGGTGTTTTAGATTATTCTAATATGAGAGGGGCAGATTTTAGCTGTATGCCTTACATGCTTTATTGGGCTACTTCCAGAAGCAGAAGAATTGATGAAGGGATAGCCATAGATAACGTTGGTATTAAACCTGATAAAATTTTAAAACCCGAACAGGACTGGATTAATGAGGCGAAG